The window GTGCAAATAGGACTCTACAACTCTTCTAATACATACCTAagagtatatttatatatgtgtatagcCTGTACATTAATTTGACGATGAAATAAGAAGCAGTCCCTTCTTCAATATATTACATGTGTTTATAAAGAGAATATAGAACTAAAAGGTAGTAGCATGAGAATTTTGTTTTTAGAAATATATCACTTTAAATCTGCTTAAGCAAAGAGGAAAATGTTTTTTTAGTTTTTCATGTTAAGTTAGTCaaagaaaacattttctctaggaaaacaagttgcTTCAAAATAAGGAAAATGACTTCTTTAATGGAAATAAGGAAAACAAGTTCTACAAGTGACATTCTAAGTTCATTGCCAGTGCCGACTTTAGCATAAGGCAGCCAAAGCAAAGGCTTTAGCCCTCACAATTATGAAGGtcccatttatttttgttgttgttagtaATGAATTAATTGTTCTTTAAAAATTTGagtattttaaatttaaaaagtTCAATATTTATACAGAAAAATTGTTTTTAAAGATTGAGTATTATTTGAGGAAACGGGAATAGTCTTTTGAGTACAACAAATTATGCGAAGGAAATTGCATTTGAGAtgaatataaaaattaaaatttcgttATAAATGTGTAATATATAGAGAAAAATAATTTGATGAGAATGTTGATGATGGAATAATAAAGTCTCTTGAAGAATCTTTTAGAGTGGTTTAGTTCTTATACTTTGTAGACCAATTTATGTTTTTCCCAACAAAATAGATTTGAACAATTCGAAGCGTGCAAACATATTTTTATTTAGTGGTAAAACAATCGTGACTACTAGATGACgagaattccaaaaaaaaaaaaaattgctttaaCCAAGAAAGTTCCTTAAAACATAATAATCATCATGATATTGATTGTTTGGACTTATTTTCTAAATTAAAAAATGTTCAGGAAAATAGTATAAGCAGAAGAGAATACTATAATCAGTAATTCAATCAGATAAAAAGACTTAATTTTAGTTAAAATACCAATATTGCTTATAGAATAATGTTAACAATTCATATATTAATTGCATTTGTGGAAACaagttttttaaaattaaaattgataaaatcttaCCTAATATCATCAATGTcacagagggggggggggggggggggggggtgaggggcGGCGCCTTAACGAATTAAGATGGAAAAAGACACTACGCGACACATTGAAAATAAATATATTCCATTGATCCGCTGGTCGGCGTCATAGAGGGGCAGAGGGGCGGCGCCATAACAAACCAAGATGGGAGAGGGTGAACGGTGAGGCAGGCAGCGGTTGCTCAAAAGGCAAATCTATGTGGCTATGGCTAACTTTTATCTTTATTTTGGGAGAAAGTATATTTCAGGTACTTTGTATAAACTATAAAGAAGTGCTATGACGAAAatgttttcatgatttttttaTTTATCTAGAAAATACtttcttgaaaaataagtaaATTTCTTACTTATATTCTAATGTTTTGTAAGTAAACCAACAAAATATTATCCCAAAAACATTTATACATAATCTAACAAAACACCATGGGGTGAATTGAGGTGAAGAGTAGGGGTTGGGATTGTCAAGGGTGGGGGTGGGCGTTGGGGGCATTGGGTGGGTGGGAGGAGACAATGAACAAGGGTGACTCAACTGTATTTATGACCTAAAGCCAAACTTTAACGAGAGGCCTTAAGAATAACTTTTTAATAAaagtgtatatatttttttgaaactTATTTTCCTAACTTTTCTTTATGGATATCTTCTAATAATTCTATCTCAATTGATAATTTAGCTAATCAATTGAAGGCCTTAAttgtatcatataaattgagaaaAGGACACCAGGTGACACATTGGAATTGGAaataaataagacaaattttagtGAATATAATAAGTCACCATATTTTCACAAGTTGGCATTCATGGAATGTAGTAGCCGCACTGGCCTTGAGCatctacatatgtatatgatgctATTTTCACTCCTCCAACGGGAATTTGTTGAAGAATACCCTACTACTAAAAATAGAAGTTTTTCCCACCGATATTCAGtgggaaatttgtgctataaaacatgattttttccACCTCACTCCCAGCGAACTAATTCACTGGGAAATCGCATGGTGGGAAACAGGTTCCCATTGAATTGGTGGGAAGCTTTCCGATTTTTTCGTGTGAAAACATTACAATTTaggtttttcccaccgacattcagtgggaaatagcCACTAAACATTTTTTAGtgggaaaatagagattttttagtagtgataagcCATCTGGATTAAAATTATGGAGAATATGAGGTGAATTTCTTGAAACCCCAATTTAAATAAAGAAGAAGTAGCATAGATATGCTTCTGATCAATAGGGAGAGAGGGCTTTTTTGATTCAAGATCCATTTtgactatttttttttccttaagaAATTCATTGAATATATAAATTCTTACTTTAGAACCTAGTAACGTAAAATGACTTGAATTTTGAATCCATAAACTTGAAATCCTAGTTCCGCCTCTGAACGTAATGTTATTTTTGGTTGAAAGTCATTTTTTGGAAGGACTATAATAAAATAATCACATTTGTGATCTAATTTTACAGAAGGTGCCGAGGAAGATAACAATCTGGACTGCTGTACAGAAAATTACAACCTGTACTTGCCACTATACAGAGCTTCACTAAGTGGGAATTGGAAGGAAGCAAAACCGTTCTTTAGTGGAGAGAATAAAGCAAGCAGAGTTGTGCTCAACTCCTTCTTACAGACATCACTCCATGTCGCGGTTGGCTCAAAGAATGATAACGCCAAGCATTTCGTCGAGACGTTGGTGGAATCGATGCCCGACAACCCCTTGGACATGAAAGACCATTATGGGGATACTCCTCTTCACTATGCTGCTAGATTTGGCAACTTAGATGCAGCTAAAATCCTTGTTGCCCGAAATATGCATTTGCCTAATATTGTTTCCAATGGTCTCTATCCAATCCACGAAGCAGCTGATTATGCCTATATTTCTGCGGATGTGTATATTTATCTCTTGGGTGTCACCACGGTTCGTGATCCTTTTAATGGCTCCAGTGGCATTAGGCTTCTCCGTAGATTACTCCACTCGAACAAGTGCGGTACTGAGCATATTATCTCTTACTCTGTTATATCTCTTATAGCATATTGTTCTTCTACGTTTTACGATTTCATTCCCGGCTTGCACAGTTCATTTGATCAATTTTTAAGATAATTTATACTGGCCATCAGGGACGCTCAATGAAATTTGTAGCCTAAAGTCGAGCTTAATCTGAGGCCTTGGAACTTAGCTTACATAACAAAATTCAAACATACAATTAATTGAAGTtattcttctagcatttcaaatACTAAGTTATTAGTACTAGCTAGTAGTTACTTCCTAATCAATTTCTTCTAATATGTTTTTCCAATTGATGAAGTTATTAGTACTAGATAGTAGTTACTTTCTATCAATTTCTTCTAATATTTGTTTTTCCAATTGATGATATATTGTTGTTGAAACATTGTTGATATCAGGtaagattttattaattttaatatTAAAGGTTGTTTCTACTGAGTAAACAATAGAAATTGTAATAAACATTTATTTTGTACTAAGTAATATACGCTGTAATAGTATTCTGTTCTAAAATTGTATGTAGGTCGACGTATCACATATGCCCAAAATAAAAAAGCATTGAACTCGAGTCCAATCACGTGTGTAGCTAGGTTGTAGACATCATCATTGATCTATTTCTTCCAGACAGAGTTTATTACTTACTAATTACTCTATCAATTTGATCTCATTTCAGTTTATTAACATTAGCAAGTTTAATTGGCAGGTTTAGCTACAGAGTTGGTCGAACAGTATCCTGATTTGGCCAAACATGACCCACATCAAGGTTCTGCTTTGGCGGAGCTAGCTACAAAGGAATTTTCACTCCTTCGTGGACATAGTTTAAGCATTTGGCAACGATTACTCTTCTATTGTGAGTTTGGCCTCCTCTTCCTCCTGTTTTTGTCTTTAAAGGTTACTAGTATATCCGTCCTATTTTATGTGACCCTccatctttttaatttatttaaaaaagAATGGCTCTGCTATATTATTAGAACTTTTTaattttaaacttctcattttatcttCAATTGCATGCTCTTCTAACCATATAAATGTCATGGCATACCACTAGTTGTAGTATTTTTGGCATATGTCAAGAagcgtctttctttcttaaaacTCGGTATATAATCAAATACCATTGTATAAAAATGAAACGGATGAAATTGTAAATCATGTTTAATTGATCACTTTTGTTTTCTCCTTAGGTGTTCCTATCAGGTCGACTTCCAGGGGTCAAAAGAGAATACCGATTGACATCGAGAACGTAACCGATGAGCCACAAATGTTTAAGCCAAAAAATTGCTGGCTTTCACCAATTTGTGAACGGATTTACTTCAGTGCTTGTGAGTCTTATCATCTTTCCTTCTTCCTTCAATTTTCAAGAGAAAAATCAAAAGGAAAAAGAGAAACTGAATTTACTGAAATACTAAACATAGCATGCATTTCTATACACATAATGTTTAACTAATAACTTGGTTTAAGTCGAATCACAGTGATCAAGAAGTTGGGCGGCCTTTCATTTGATGTTCTTGAAAGATTAGGTAAGTTCCTCTACGTACTATCCTGGTTTCGCTGTTCATGGCTTTTAAATTCATTGTTCCCTGTTTCATAATACGCCACTAGAATGGACTACCTAGGCAGAAACAATgtacaccaccaacaacaacaacagaaaATTCAGTATGATCCCGCGGGTGGGGTGGGTTCGAACCCGCATCTACGATGCATAAGGCTTTTCTGTTTTCTTCCTTACCAGTGGACCATCATCAGAAACAATGTACACCGTCAGTCCAATTTATGAGATACTTTTCACTTTTTGAGATTCAAATTATGTATATAATGATTTTTTGTTCATTATATTGGCATGAAAAAAATTGTAACTTATAGTATTTATCGTATactttttgaatatctaaattttcattttaattattgagttgatctaattcaatttaacttTTAAGATTAGCCAAATTGACTTTCGAAAAATGAGAAGTGTCTCGTAGGGAGTAGGATGAAACCTAGTTAAGAATTGTTATTTCAACCCCTAGATTAGCTTCCTTGTGCATTGGGTCCTTCAAAGTTGTTTTGCTCATCGTATGGCCCCACATTGCAGTGCCTTCTTTGAAACTCATCCGAGACAAAAAGTCAGAATATTACAATGCGGTTACGCTTGTCGAATGCTTATGCAAGAAAATAGAAAGTTTGAGTTGCGAAGAAGTTGCAACAATTGCTAGTGGTCCTCTCCTTGAAGCAGCAAAATATGACAACTATGAGCTTGTTGAAGCTATCGTGAGAAAATTTCCTTCACTAGTTTACTATAACGACGGGAATGAAAAGAATATATTTCACATTGCGATAGAGAATCGATGTGAAAATGTGTTTAACTTGGTCTATCAGATGAGTCAGCATAGACACTCGTTGATGATTTTAGCCGATTCGTCTCGCAATACTATGCTGCATTTTGCTGGACAACTAGCGCCACCGAATAAACTAAACCTCGTTCCTGGCCCAGCTCTTCAGATGCAACGAGAATTACAGTGGTTTAAGGTACGTAGTTATCTGATTGGCCGGTTgtgcatagttttttttttaaaaaaaaaaatagaatttgtGATCTTAAATGTATCTTGACATTTCTGTGGTTATAAAATCATGTCATGAAAGATAAAACATGAAGCTTAACGTTAACTTGTTTTTAAATGTAAGAAAACTTCTACACTATGCTTTTGAAATACATTAAAATGGAGAGACTCACATAAAACGGAATGGAGGGATCGGAATAAATTATCTGCCACCCTTCTTGAATTTGTCATCATATCTTTTTGTGCACCACATTAACTTGTTCGTAGAGCTACCGGCTATTGCGTATTTAAAGTAAATCCACaacatgagtttttttttttccagtaaaATAATCTCAATTAAGAATTAATTTCACGTATGGTCAGTGAACTTTATTTACTATAATAGTAAGGTTGCGAAGCAAATATACGAAGCAAATAGGGGGATTCAACACATAGTGTGTGTACGAATTACCTATCTAAACAGTGTAATTTTCAAACGAATGGTTGTCGACAACTGACACCCCTTGAAGCAATGTGGCCCTGCCATAAAAAGTATGAACTGTTGTAGCACGCAGCAAGTCTTCACTAATTTTGTGACCCAAAATAGTTTTTGTGACTTTACTGGTATAGTGGATAAAGTTTCTATTCATAACATAGAATTAACCACCATTTTAACCTAGTATTAGGTATTCTTACTACTTTTTGTAAAAAGAAAGTAAAGAAACTGACAAATATGATCCTTGATGTTTTAGGGTAGGTTCAAAAATCATTAATTCAATATGCACTGAGCAACTTtcgtcctttaagtttgtcaaaagttaaAATTTTCGGTTTTCGTCAAA is drawn from Lycium barbarum isolate Lr01 chromosome 8, ASM1917538v2, whole genome shotgun sequence and contains these coding sequences:
- the LOC132605922 gene encoding uncharacterized protein LOC132605922, with protein sequence MANFYLYFGRKYISEGAEEDNNLDCCTENYNLYLPLYRASLSGNWKEAKPFFSGENKASRVVLNSFLQTSLHVAVGSKNDNAKHFVETLVESMPDNPLDMKDHYGDTPLHYAARFGNLDAAKILVARNMHLPNIVSNGLYPIHEAADYAYISADVYIYLLGVTTVRDPFNGSSGIRLLRRLLHSNKCGLATELVEQYPDLAKHDPHQGSALAELATKEFSLLRGHSLSIWQRLLFYCVPIRSTSRGQKRIPIDIENVTDEPQMFKPKNCWLSPICERIYFSALIKKLGGLSFDVLERLVPSLKLIRDKKSEYYNAVTLVECLCKKIESLSCEEVATIASGPLLEAAKYDNYELVEAIVRKFPSLVYYNDGNEKNIFHIAIENRCENVFNLVYQMSQHRHSLMILADSSRNTMLHFAGQLAPPNKLNLVPGPALQMQRELQWFKEVKNLVPPFHREFCNNDNNTPSEVFTKEHAELKIKGEEWMKGTSNSCTIAAALIATIAFAAAITVPGGNDGESGLPIFARNNAFIVFAISNAASLFTSSTSLLVFLSVLTSRYAEEDFLYALPRSLILGLLALFLSITLMTVSFSATVYIVFGQKKTYVLVPVVVMACLPIISFVLLQFPLIVALISSNLRGIFGKKSNRPFY